In the genome of Marispirochaeta sp., one region contains:
- a CDS encoding rubredoxin, producing MKRYVCDACGYIYDPAEGDPDNGIKPGTSFEDLPDDWVCPVCGVGKEDFSPEE from the coding sequence GTGAAGCGTTATGTATGCGATGCCTGCGGCTATATCTACGATCCCGCAGAAGGTGATCCTGATAATGGAATAAAACCCGGAACTTCTTTCGAAGACCTTCCCGACGACTGGGTATGTCCCGTCTGCGGTGTTGGCAAGGAAGATTTCTCTCCGGAAGAATAG
- a CDS encoding desulfoferrodoxin: MAKRMEVYKCEQCGNIVEVLYGSVGELVCCGEPMTLLEEKTADKTTEKHVPVIEKTADGFKVTVGSTIHPMTEEHHIQWIELIADGVSYIQYLKPGDEPVAKFCISADNISAREYCNVHGLWKS, translated from the coding sequence ATGGCTAAAAGAATGGAAGTGTACAAATGTGAACAGTGCGGGAATATCGTCGAAGTGCTCTACGGCAGCGTAGGCGAGCTGGTCTGCTGCGGAGAGCCGATGACCCTGCTGGAAGAGAAAACTGCAGATAAGACCACGGAAAAACATGTCCCGGTAATTGAAAAAACCGCCGACGGTTTTAAGGTTACCGTAGGAAGCACCATTCATCCGATGACCGAAGAGCATCATATTCAGTGGATTGAACTGATTGCCGACGGTGTCTCCTATATTCAATACCTGAAACCGGGAGACGAACCAGTTGCAAAATTTTGCATTAGCGCCGATAATATTAGTGCCCGTGAATACTGCAATGTTCACGGTTTATGGAAATCCTAA
- a CDS encoding rubredoxin, protein MTKYICTNCGYIYDPETGDDTQGIPPGTPFDDLPEDWTCPICYVGKELFDPV, encoded by the coding sequence ATGACCAAATACATCTGCACCAACTGCGGTTATATTTACGACCCTGAAACCGGTGACGATACCCAGGGGATCCCGCCGGGGACTCCCTTTGATGATCTGCCTGAGGACTGGACCTGCCCTATCTGTTATGTGGGAAAAGAACTTTTTGATCCTGTTTAA